In Natronococcus occultus SP4, the following proteins share a genomic window:
- the aglF gene encoding UTP--glucose-1-phosphate uridylyltransferase AglF, with amino-acid sequence MQAVVLAAGEGTRLRPLTEDKPKGMVEIDEEPILTHCFDQLVELGADELIVVVGYLKERIVEHYGDEYRGVPITYTHQREQNGLAHALLCVEEHIEDDFMLILGDNVFEANLEDVVRRQRENRTDAAFLVEEVPWDEASRYGVCDTNAYGEITDVVEKPEEPPSNLVMTGFYTFTPAIFHACHLVQPSDRGEYEISDAVDLLIESGRTIDAIGLEGWRIDVGYPEDRDEAEQRLQEAELSATAD; translated from the coding sequence ATGCAAGCTGTTGTACTCGCTGCCGGAGAGGGAACGCGGCTCCGGCCGTTGACCGAGGACAAACCGAAGGGCATGGTCGAGATCGACGAGGAGCCGATCCTCACGCACTGCTTCGATCAGCTCGTCGAGCTGGGTGCGGACGAACTGATCGTCGTCGTCGGGTATCTGAAAGAACGGATCGTCGAGCACTACGGCGACGAGTACCGCGGGGTGCCGATCACCTACACCCATCAGCGCGAACAGAACGGGCTCGCCCACGCCCTGCTGTGCGTCGAGGAACACATCGAGGACGACTTCATGTTGATCCTGGGCGACAACGTCTTCGAGGCGAACCTCGAGGACGTCGTCCGACGCCAGCGCGAGAACCGCACGGACGCGGCCTTCCTCGTCGAAGAGGTCCCCTGGGACGAGGCGTCCCGGTACGGGGTCTGTGACACGAACGCCTACGGCGAGATCACGGACGTCGTCGAGAAGCCCGAGGAGCCGCCGTCGAACCTCGTGATGACTGGCTTTTACACGTTCACGCCCGCGATCTTCCACGCCTGTCACCTCGTCCAGCCCTCCGATCGCGGCGAGTACGAGATCAGCGACGCCGTCGACCTGCTCATCGAGTCGGGCCGGACCATCGACGCGATCGGCCTCGAAGGGTGGCGCATCGACGTCGGCTACCCCGAGGATCGCGACGAGGCCGAACAGCGCCTCCAGGAGGCGGAGCTCTCGGCGACTGCCGACTGA
- a CDS encoding flippase, which translates to MGRADVVASRLRAETIGQFVHAGATALLYVVLARLLSPDAYGLVFLALAVVQVSRVISDWGIGKSTARYVSEYRIDDPTQIRHILEFGGAVAVVSVALVGTVLYTGADSLATLVGTPAVAPYLQVGTIVLVTFACISYLRAVFQGAEQIEYAGLVQGLEGLLRLLFATVFALLGTGGIGALAGFAVGGVIACLIGVTTFYRKTYRPHLDEVGPVEDGLRRRIVEYALPLAATRGANQLDKQVDTVLVGAILTPVAVAYYSLAKQVVTIVDRPAKILGFVIAPTLSADNAAGDTETVRRLYEEALGYMLMLYIPAGVGLVLVAEPVIVLAFGSEYAGAAPVLQILAMYASFQGVLRITSEALDYLGRAKTRAYARGSAAVANVVLTVILLPIMGVVGAAWATIITHSLYTGVNLLIMYREIRFDVSTIGWTVARTTAITAAMAGVVVAVLALTTAAWIALPAILAGVAVWALGVHSTGLLDLRRVSAVM; encoded by the coding sequence ATGGGCCGGGCAGATGTGGTCGCGAGTCGCCTTCGTGCCGAGACAATCGGTCAGTTCGTACACGCTGGAGCAACGGCACTGTTGTATGTCGTTCTCGCACGGCTTCTATCACCGGATGCGTATGGCCTGGTTTTCCTTGCGCTCGCGGTTGTTCAGGTTTCACGGGTGATTAGTGACTGGGGGATCGGAAAATCGACGGCACGATACGTCTCGGAGTACCGGATCGATGATCCAACCCAGATACGTCATATTCTCGAGTTCGGCGGTGCGGTCGCGGTCGTTTCCGTCGCGCTTGTTGGGACTGTGCTATATACTGGTGCTGACTCGCTTGCAACACTGGTCGGAACGCCCGCCGTAGCCCCCTATCTCCAAGTCGGGACGATCGTTCTGGTGACTTTCGCCTGTATCTCGTATCTCCGCGCAGTGTTTCAGGGTGCCGAACAGATCGAGTACGCAGGCCTCGTTCAGGGGCTCGAGGGACTCCTTCGGCTGCTGTTCGCGACGGTCTTTGCACTCCTTGGCACGGGTGGGATCGGGGCGCTGGCCGGGTTTGCTGTCGGCGGTGTTATCGCCTGTCTGATCGGGGTGACAACGTTCTATCGCAAGACGTATCGGCCCCATCTCGACGAGGTCGGACCGGTCGAGGACGGTCTCCGGAGGCGGATCGTCGAGTATGCGCTGCCGTTAGCAGCGACCCGTGGTGCGAACCAGCTCGACAAACAGGTCGACACCGTCCTCGTTGGTGCGATTCTGACCCCTGTCGCGGTAGCGTACTATTCGCTTGCCAAACAAGTCGTCACGATCGTCGACCGTCCAGCGAAAATTCTCGGGTTCGTGATCGCTCCGACGCTTTCAGCGGATAACGCTGCGGGTGATACCGAGACCGTCCGTCGGCTCTACGAGGAGGCGCTTGGCTATATGCTGATGTTGTACATCCCAGCCGGCGTTGGACTCGTGCTCGTCGCCGAGCCGGTGATCGTACTGGCGTTCGGATCGGAGTACGCCGGTGCAGCACCTGTGCTCCAGATCCTCGCGATGTATGCGTCGTTTCAGGGGGTCCTCCGGATCACGAGCGAGGCACTGGATTATCTCGGGCGAGCAAAGACGCGTGCCTACGCCCGTGGATCGGCTGCCGTTGCCAACGTCGTTCTGACCGTTATCCTGCTCCCGATCATGGGTGTTGTCGGTGCAGCATGGGCAACGATTATCACCCACTCGCTGTACACGGGTGTGAATCTCCTGATTATGTATCGGGAGATCCGGTTTGACGTCTCCACTATCGGTTGGACCGTCGCTCGGACGACCGCGATAACTGCCGCGATGGCGGGTGTCGTGGTTGCTGTTCTTGCATTGACGACAGCGGCGTGGATTGCACTTCCTGCTATTCTCGCCGGAGTTGCTGTCTGGGCTCTCGGTGTTCATTCGACCGGGTTACTCGATCTGCGCCGTGTTTCGGCAGTGATGTAA
- a CDS encoding glycosyltransferase family 4 protein gives MGGIGLHAHHLSRLQAEDGHDITVYTSDNGDSSLPGCETRDGYKVKRYRQVARPMNNTITPGIVSDLVKEAEQYDVVHIHSHLYFSSVVAALASQLRDKPTVLTNHGLISQSVPKWIQLTYLPTVGRLAFESADRILCYHERDRNELLDRGVNTEIDVIHNGIDCEQFAPTATDGGSASNAVDDNTEAPYVAFVGRLQPGKGAHYLIDAFARIADSYPERELVLVGDGPQREELEDLAREAGIRDRVEFMGEMPNEAIPGVVGEADLFALPSLAEGMPRTVLEALACETPVVTTDLKQLRPLVEDVGQLVPPESPAELADALDEFLGMDSEQRAQMGKRGREKILDGYSWRDTVQQTTAVYREIVDEPPGESQPVASSSSAD, from the coding sequence ATGGGGGGGATCGGACTCCATGCGCACCACCTCTCGAGGCTGCAGGCCGAGGACGGACACGACATCACCGTCTACACGTCCGACAACGGTGATTCGTCGCTCCCGGGCTGTGAGACTCGCGACGGGTACAAGGTGAAGCGCTATCGGCAGGTCGCCCGGCCGATGAACAACACGATCACGCCCGGAATCGTTTCGGATCTCGTCAAGGAAGCGGAACAGTACGACGTCGTCCATATTCACTCGCATCTTTACTTCTCAAGTGTCGTGGCCGCACTGGCGTCGCAGCTACGCGACAAGCCAACGGTACTAACGAATCACGGGCTGATATCGCAAAGCGTTCCGAAGTGGATCCAGCTCACCTACCTGCCGACCGTCGGACGCCTCGCGTTCGAATCCGCGGACAGAATCCTCTGTTATCACGAGCGGGATCGAAACGAACTGCTCGATCGAGGGGTCAACACCGAGATCGACGTGATCCACAACGGGATCGACTGCGAGCAGTTCGCGCCGACGGCGACCGACGGTGGCTCCGCCTCGAACGCTGTCGACGATAACACCGAGGCACCGTACGTCGCGTTCGTTGGTCGCCTCCAGCCCGGGAAAGGAGCCCACTACCTCATCGACGCGTTCGCTCGGATCGCCGACTCGTACCCGGAGCGCGAGCTCGTCCTCGTCGGCGACGGTCCGCAGCGCGAGGAACTCGAGGACCTCGCACGCGAAGCGGGGATCCGCGATCGCGTCGAGTTCATGGGAGAAATGCCGAACGAGGCGATCCCCGGCGTCGTCGGCGAAGCGGACCTGTTCGCGCTGCCGAGTCTCGCCGAGGGGATGCCTCGGACTGTCCTCGAGGCGCTCGCCTGCGAGACGCCGGTCGTGACGACGGACCTCAAACAGCTCCGGCCGCTCGTCGAGGACGTCGGCCAGCTCGTCCCGCCCGAGTCACCCGCGGAGCTCGCCGACGCGCTCGACGAGTTCCTCGGAATGGATTCGGAACAACGAGCGCAGATGGGCAAGCGAGGCCGTGAGAAGATTCTGGACGGCTACTCCTGGCGGGATACCGTCCAGCAGACGACGGCCGTCTACCGGGAGATCGTGGACGAACCCCCTGGAGAGTCCCAGCCCGTCGCCAGCAGTAGTTCGGCGGACTGA
- a CDS encoding glycosyltransferase family 2 protein: MATPPLVSVVIPTYNRIDLLPKAIDSALRQTYNNLEIIVVDDCSTDGTRELLEERYESEIQYLRHEKNRGGSAARNTGIEAASGEYIAFLDSDDEWLPQKVEKQVARLEELSEDWVATYCDFHQTRRSWLVETFDNIFPRTSGQEGGTELIEDLLTKQFAHGGSSSLVIRTATLNALDGFDERFQRHQDVELLLRLLQHGKLAYVDEELFRKHDSGNPSLEDVVRSDRLYREQFSSLIEEYEQRGFDISGIHNYRLAKYYFRNGLFRKGGTYLRKASFPEFRDAVTVMLAVITGIKTKVQNASITVFGSSAN, translated from the coding sequence ATGGCTACACCACCACTTGTGAGTGTCGTAATTCCCACGTACAATCGGATAGACCTGCTGCCAAAAGCCATCGATAGCGCGCTCAGACAAACATACAACAACCTTGAGATAATTGTCGTTGACGACTGCTCGACCGATGGCACACGAGAGTTACTCGAAGAACGATACGAATCGGAAATTCAGTACCTACGTCACGAGAAGAACCGTGGCGGGAGTGCAGCGCGGAACACGGGAATCGAAGCGGCGTCCGGAGAATATATCGCATTTCTTGATTCGGACGACGAATGGCTGCCACAGAAAGTAGAGAAACAGGTCGCCCGATTAGAGGAACTGTCTGAAGACTGGGTTGCTACGTACTGTGATTTCCATCAAACGAGGCGTTCATGGCTGGTCGAAACGTTCGACAATATCTTTCCGCGGACAAGCGGTCAGGAGGGGGGAACGGAGCTAATTGAGGACCTTCTCACCAAACAGTTCGCCCACGGTGGGTCCTCCTCACTGGTGATCCGCACAGCGACGTTAAACGCACTCGATGGCTTCGACGAACGGTTTCAGCGCCATCAAGATGTCGAATTGTTGCTTCGGTTGCTCCAGCATGGAAAGCTGGCATACGTTGACGAGGAACTGTTCCGAAAGCACGATTCCGGGAACCCCTCGCTGGAAGACGTTGTCCGTTCGGACCGACTCTACAGGGAGCAGTTCTCGTCACTGATCGAGGAGTACGAACAACGGGGTTTCGATATTAGTGGCATTCACAACTATAGATTGGCAAAGTATTACTTTCGAAACGGACTCTTCAGGAAAGGCGGAACATATCTGCGAAAAGCATCATTTCCGGAATTTAGAGACGCTGTAACAGTAATGTTGGCAGTTATAACAGGTATCAAGACAAAAGTCCAGAACGCTTCCATTACAGTGTTTGGAAGCAGTGCCAACTGA
- a CDS encoding alpha/beta fold hydrolase — protein METVTAADGTAIAYERTGSGPPLVLVHGSTATHTAWEPVRPAFAEQFTVYAMDRRGLGESEDADEYALEREAEDVTALVESLAAPAVLFGHSYGALVSLEAALRTDGLRVLVLYEPVFPVGDDELYAEALLAEMGTLHDEGASEELLVVFLEEIVELPPAEIDALRSDASWPALVETSRTLYRETATEHEYEFDPSRVGELPTPTVLVTGTESPTDFRAPTAALDEALPDSRVVTLDERGHDAIHAAPELVVEEVLAAIRASE, from the coding sequence ATGGAAACCGTCACCGCAGCGGATGGCACGGCGATCGCATACGAGCGAACGGGGAGCGGGCCGCCGCTCGTGCTCGTCCACGGCTCCACCGCCACCCACACGGCGTGGGAGCCGGTTCGCCCCGCGTTCGCGGAACAGTTCACGGTCTACGCGATGGATCGTCGCGGCCTCGGCGAGAGCGAGGACGCCGACGAGTACGCCCTCGAACGGGAGGCCGAGGACGTGACCGCGCTCGTGGAATCGCTCGCGGCCCCCGCCGTCCTGTTCGGTCACTCCTACGGCGCCCTCGTCTCGCTGGAGGCAGCCCTCCGAACCGACGGGCTCCGCGTCCTCGTCCTGTACGAGCCGGTGTTTCCCGTCGGCGACGACGAACTCTACGCCGAGGCGCTGCTCGCCGAGATGGGAACCCTCCACGACGAGGGGGCCTCCGAGGAGCTGCTCGTCGTGTTCCTCGAGGAGATCGTCGAGCTCCCGCCGGCGGAGATCGACGCGCTGCGCTCGGACGCGAGCTGGCCGGCCCTCGTCGAGACGTCCCGGACGCTGTACCGCGAGACGGCGACCGAACACGAGTACGAGTTCGATCCGAGCCGGGTCGGGGAGCTGCCCACGCCGACGGTCCTGGTGACCGGAACCGAGAGTCCGACCGATTTCAGGGCCCCGACGGCCGCACTCGACGAGGCGCTCCCGGACAGTCGCGTCGTCACCCTCGACGAACGGGGCCACGACGCGATCCACGCCGCGCCGGAGCTCGTCGTCGAGGAAGTCCTCGCAGCGATCCGGGCGTCGGAGTAG
- a CDS encoding succinylglutamate desuccinylase/aspartoacylase family protein — MKDRPATKHSQQRSTTSRRALIVGGSATTLGAVTFGTVSGEESVTEEVRTLRSGTRYETPAYIREAPAAGETVVVLGGVHGSETAGVDAAHTVREWAFEQGTLVVIPEANAPAVRAQTYSGPDGDLNQQFPAGRSPTTPIAAALWEFITELDPAAVIDMHSSMGIWGSSRGPSGFGQAIFPSAAGGSREIAGRVNRSLNEKLISASEEYDSAYEFTLGNTLGGEHPRLIHKVAADLDRAGYLTEVTRHDTDLATRTRWSEAVAAELLENHGIEVEYTPE, encoded by the coding sequence ATGAAAGATAGACCGGCAACGAAGCACTCACAGCAGCGATCAACGACCAGCCGACGGGCGCTCATCGTCGGCGGCTCGGCGACGACGCTCGGAGCCGTCACGTTCGGGACGGTCAGCGGCGAAGAGTCGGTGACGGAGGAGGTCCGGACGCTGCGTTCGGGGACGCGGTATGAGACGCCGGCCTACATCCGCGAGGCACCGGCGGCGGGCGAGACGGTGGTCGTCCTCGGTGGCGTTCACGGCAGCGAGACCGCCGGTGTCGACGCCGCACATACGGTCCGCGAGTGGGCGTTCGAGCAGGGGACACTCGTCGTGATCCCCGAGGCCAACGCGCCCGCGGTCAGAGCCCAGACCTACAGCGGTCCCGACGGCGATCTCAACCAGCAGTTCCCGGCCGGCCGGTCGCCGACGACACCGATCGCCGCGGCGCTCTGGGAGTTCATCACCGAACTGGATCCCGCGGCCGTCATCGATATGCACAGCTCGATGGGGATCTGGGGCTCCTCGCGGGGGCCAAGCGGGTTCGGGCAGGCGATTTTTCCGTCCGCCGCGGGTGGCTCCCGGGAGATCGCAGGGCGGGTCAACCGCTCGCTGAACGAGAAACTGATCTCCGCGTCCGAGGAGTACGACAGCGCCTACGAGTTCACGCTCGGGAATACGCTCGGCGGTGAACATCCGCGTCTCATCCACAAGGTCGCGGCCGATCTCGACCGAGCCGGCTATCTGACGGAGGTGACCCGTCACGATACCGATCTCGCGACTCGGACCAGGTGGTCCGAAGCAGTCGCCGCGGAACTACTCGAGAACCACGGTATCGAGGTCGAGTACACGCCGGAATAG
- a CDS encoding glycosyltransferase, whose protein sequence is MDVSVIVPVYNDPSGIEGTLRSMTAQSYNPNKYEVIAVDNGSSDETPAVIKHYANEYPEIVVAEQETEVQGSYAARNTGISKSSGEIIVFVDADVIVPEETVEMIVEKFSTTHCDYLGLDIAVTIPETEQGLIARYNKARAFPVEFYLTHHDFAPTCGLAIKRSIIEDVGRFDQRVTSGGDSEFGKRVAKAGYTQCFAPEIELSHPARTTFSEILSKGVRLGEGRAQLRQNHGESSLKLKDILPPHPVKYWKRLSKKKPIIMFVVFYILETIMKTCKLKGIIKEGVKHRFGSSR, encoded by the coding sequence ATGGACGTCTCTGTGATAGTCCCGGTTTATAATGACCCCTCTGGGATTGAAGGTACGCTGCGGTCGATGACAGCGCAATCTTATAACCCAAACAAATATGAAGTCATCGCTGTTGATAATGGATCCTCGGATGAAACGCCAGCGGTTATCAAACACTACGCAAACGAGTATCCGGAGATCGTGGTGGCTGAACAGGAAACGGAAGTTCAGGGATCGTACGCTGCGAGAAATACCGGTATAAGCAAATCTTCCGGAGAGATTATAGTATTCGTTGACGCCGACGTAATCGTACCCGAAGAGACGGTAGAAATGATCGTCGAGAAGTTCTCTACCACTCATTGTGATTATTTGGGCCTCGATATCGCAGTAACCATCCCGGAGACAGAACAGGGACTCATAGCACGATACAATAAGGCCCGCGCATTTCCTGTAGAGTTCTATCTAACCCATCACGATTTCGCGCCGACCTGCGGATTAGCAATCAAACGTTCGATTATTGAGGATGTAGGGAGGTTCGACCAGCGGGTAACTTCGGGTGGTGATTCTGAGTTCGGAAAGCGCGTTGCAAAGGCCGGATACACCCAGTGTTTTGCACCAGAAATTGAACTAAGCCATCCTGCACGAACGACGTTTTCAGAGATTCTCTCAAAGGGTGTTCGCCTGGGCGAGGGCCGGGCACAGCTCAGACAGAATCATGGTGAGAGTTCCCTCAAATTAAAAGATATTCTTCCCCCCCACCCGGTGAAGTATTGGAAGCGGCTTAGCAAGAAGAAGCCAATTATTATGTTTGTCGTCTTCTATATCCTGGAGACAATAATGAAAACCTGTAAACTAAAGGGAATAATAAAAGAAGGGGTTAAGCATCGGTTTGGCAGTAGCAGATAG
- a CDS encoding asparagine synthase-related protein, whose amino-acid sequence MVDDFLFYGCEIDPEVVGLPETLLANPPRESYRDDVPELTSRATDLLHTILAERVAALPRETQHIIPLSSGLDSRILLEALLEHVATENITTVSYGSPGTWDFEIPRAIANEVGVDHQQIDLTSQQTEWSLSTLETHTTTLDTYQNIFESYPNSLPAERMDAERSVIWSGFYGALTGGKLMSNRPTSWNAAQQYFVDWNKSTDSPLLSHEYTPETALPSEPWLPADVLGYDLQLNLGVRQRCNTGPGVICDPELYEAPYTDDRWVQFWCRVPRKYRQNRSLIESVFYHICQRTHTYPSDSNYGAPLSRNSYFAFACGAFNVLYARAKAALFDGIHYPDPHENYVNYGAAFRSDGRFRKIGQEAISSLEDRNLFEQDVSDRWKTHLRKGGLGKEIQLLISLELFLRVEDENQKPPKVRV is encoded by the coding sequence GTGGTTGATGATTTTTTGTTCTATGGGTGTGAAATAGATCCGGAGGTAGTCGGCCTCCCCGAGACTCTACTGGCAAACCCACCAAGGGAATCCTATCGTGACGATGTCCCCGAACTCACGTCCCGTGCGACTGATCTTCTGCATACGATTCTCGCCGAGCGGGTAGCAGCGCTTCCCAGAGAAACCCAACATATTATTCCGTTAAGTAGTGGACTTGATTCACGTATCCTTCTCGAGGCACTCTTAGAACATGTTGCCACAGAGAATATAACGACAGTTAGCTATGGCTCTCCTGGTACATGGGATTTCGAAATTCCTCGCGCGATCGCTAATGAAGTCGGTGTCGACCACCAGCAAATCGACCTCACAAGCCAACAAACGGAGTGGTCGCTTTCTACACTTGAGACACATACTACGACGTTAGATACCTATCAAAATATCTTTGAATCGTATCCGAACTCACTACCTGCGGAGAGAATGGATGCTGAACGAAGCGTTATCTGGAGTGGGTTTTACGGAGCACTAACTGGCGGAAAGCTGATGAGTAATCGACCAACATCATGGAACGCGGCGCAACAGTATTTTGTGGACTGGAACAAGAGCACAGACTCACCACTTCTCAGTCACGAATACACACCGGAGACGGCGCTTCCATCCGAGCCATGGCTTCCCGCCGATGTACTTGGATACGATCTGCAACTGAATCTCGGGGTTCGCCAACGATGTAACACTGGACCGGGTGTGATTTGTGATCCAGAACTGTACGAAGCCCCGTATACAGACGACAGATGGGTCCAGTTTTGGTGTCGAGTACCGCGTAAGTACCGACAGAACCGCTCTCTGATCGAATCGGTGTTCTACCACATTTGTCAGCGCACGCATACGTACCCATCGGATAGTAACTACGGAGCACCCCTCTCACGCAATAGCTATTTTGCCTTCGCATGCGGCGCTTTCAACGTTCTCTATGCGCGTGCAAAGGCAGCACTTTTTGACGGGATCCATTACCCTGATCCGCACGAAAATTACGTGAACTACGGCGCCGCTTTCCGATCTGATGGACGATTCCGAAAGATCGGGCAAGAGGCAATTTCCAGTCTTGAAGACCGCAACCTCTTTGAGCAAGATGTCTCAGATCGGTGGAAGACACATCTCCGGAAAGGTGGCCTCGGTAAGGAAATTCAGCTTCTGATCTCCCTGGAACTGTTCTTGCGAGTTGAAGACGAGAATCAAAAGCCTCCCAAAGTCCGAGTATAG
- a CDS encoding asparagine synthase-related protein → MAGNNGSETYRSRPSQLNSAEFCLSLYERTGFEFLEGLNGNYTLLLYDESRGRFTICTDRFGTVPIYWTRTNDGAVVFSTNIQYLPFHPAVDTAYHPAYLHEYLAFRRTFGVKTPLEGIETLEPGTVTAIALGDGVIRTEQYWRPRYQPRAASFEWFVEEFTDRFQTVIDEWTRDDHEYGVLLSGGRDSRLILAALDDATAFHMNDWINREARIAVQIALQAGAEFELLERSAAYRIDALERNRWADSFNGWFSQPYTSGFEAEITDRVDGLLSGLYADSLFSGYSVPSPTLSLGPLGSMTVPIERSIESLDAYIELLLERAHDALELPTDLRTILESNIYRDGDRIVHHGVTYDSLEDVVYYGNCYPLSNDDDMRVHGNLRRTLPYRSPFLDNRLLELSLSLPPRYRLRRDLVGQAVARLAPALAAVPHASTGVALSRPFPAQYVGEHLLEFWQKQLSAHSPPEPYLTNGPWLDDAALLRSFEFPTDVLDEYGRLADASPGPDANAIRELYREHCAGENYIGELYTLLTMLTMPVTETLLDGDVNAKETAVGCRQTQPDESL, encoded by the coding sequence ATGGCCGGGAATAACGGTTCGGAGACGTACAGATCCCGGCCCAGCCAACTCAACTCCGCAGAGTTCTGTCTGTCCCTCTATGAACGGACGGGCTTTGAGTTCCTCGAGGGGCTCAACGGGAACTATACGTTGTTGCTCTACGATGAGAGTCGCGGACGTTTTACCATCTGTACCGACCGGTTTGGGACGGTCCCGATCTACTGGACGCGGACCAACGACGGCGCCGTCGTCTTCTCGACGAACATTCAGTATCTCCCGTTCCATCCGGCCGTCGACACCGCGTATCATCCGGCCTACCTGCACGAGTATCTCGCGTTCCGACGCACGTTCGGCGTCAAAACACCGCTCGAGGGGATCGAGACGCTCGAGCCCGGGACGGTCACCGCGATCGCGCTCGGCGACGGCGTGATCCGGACCGAACAGTACTGGCGCCCGCGATACCAGCCGCGTGCGGCGTCCTTCGAGTGGTTCGTCGAGGAGTTCACCGATCGGTTTCAGACGGTGATCGACGAGTGGACACGCGACGACCACGAGTACGGGGTGTTGTTATCCGGCGGTCGGGATTCGCGACTCATCCTGGCCGCCCTCGACGACGCGACCGCGTTCCACATGAACGACTGGATCAATCGTGAGGCCCGGATCGCGGTTCAGATCGCCCTCCAGGCCGGTGCTGAGTTCGAGTTGCTCGAGCGTAGCGCGGCGTATCGGATCGACGCGCTCGAGCGCAACCGGTGGGCCGATTCGTTCAACGGCTGGTTCAGCCAGCCCTACACGAGCGGGTTCGAGGCCGAGATCACCGATCGGGTCGACGGGCTGCTGTCGGGACTGTACGCCGACTCGCTGTTCAGCGGCTACAGCGTGCCCTCACCGACGCTCTCGCTCGGCCCGCTGGGTTCGATGACGGTGCCGATCGAGCGTTCGATCGAGAGTCTCGACGCGTACATCGAGCTCCTGCTCGAACGCGCCCACGATGCTCTCGAACTGCCGACCGATCTCCGAACGATCCTCGAATCGAACATCTACCGTGACGGTGACCGGATCGTCCACCACGGCGTCACCTACGACTCGCTCGAGGACGTGGTCTACTACGGGAACTGCTATCCGCTGTCGAACGACGACGACATGCGGGTGCACGGCAATCTGCGCCGGACGCTCCCTTACCGGTCGCCGTTTCTCGACAACCGACTGCTGGAGCTCTCGCTGTCGCTGCCACCCCGGTACCGCCTCCGACGGGATCTCGTCGGGCAGGCGGTGGCTCGGCTGGCTCCCGCTCTCGCGGCGGTCCCCCACGCCAGTACCGGTGTGGCGCTTTCGCGGCCGTTTCCGGCCCAGTACGTCGGCGAACACCTCCTCGAGTTCTGGCAGAAACAGCTCTCCGCTCACTCACCGCCGGAGCCGTACCTGACCAACGGGCCGTGGCTGGACGACGCTGCACTGCTTCGCTCGTTCGAGTTCCCGACCGACGTGCTCGACGAGTACGGACGGCTGGCCGACGCGTCGCCCGGTCCGGACGCGAACGCGATCCGCGAACTGTACCGCGAGCACTGTGCGGGAGAGAACTATATCGGCGAGCTCTACACGCTGTTGACGATGTTGACGATGCCGGTAACCGAAACGCTTCTCGACGGCGACGTCAACGCAAAGGAGACAGCAGTTGGCTGCCGGCAGACACAGCCCGACGAGAGCCTCTGA
- a CDS encoding SDR family oxidoreductase has product MKILVTGGAGFIGGNLAEAFAREGHDVTVLDNLDPYYDTGIKEQNIEICEDAAAATDGSYEFVDGDVRDDDLTADLVGNADVIYHQAAQAGVRTSVDNPRKPNSINVDGTLNVLDAARDSETERVVLASSSSVYGKPEYLPYDEEHPTTPVSPYGVSKLAGEQYARVYSEVYGLPTVSLRYFTVYGPRMRPNMAISNFVSRCLNGEPPVIYGDGAQTRDFTYIDDVVDVNEQLLHDDAADGEIMNVGSTDNIDIQTLAEVVRDELAPELELEYTEAREADAEHTHADISKANALLGYEPTRDIREGVREFIDWYEANREWYEPLVRQS; this is encoded by the coding sequence ATGAAAATATTGGTAACAGGTGGCGCCGGCTTCATCGGCGGCAACCTCGCGGAAGCCTTCGCCCGGGAGGGCCACGACGTCACGGTCCTCGACAACCTGGATCCCTACTACGATACGGGGATCAAGGAGCAGAACATCGAGATCTGCGAGGACGCCGCGGCCGCCACCGACGGCTCCTACGAGTTCGTCGACGGCGACGTGCGTGACGACGACCTCACGGCGGACCTCGTCGGCAACGCAGACGTGATCTACCACCAGGCCGCCCAGGCCGGGGTTCGCACGAGCGTCGACAACCCGCGCAAGCCGAACTCGATCAACGTCGACGGCACGCTGAACGTCCTCGACGCGGCGCGGGACTCCGAGACCGAACGGGTCGTCCTCGCGAGTTCCTCCTCGGTGTATGGGAAGCCCGAGTACCTCCCCTACGACGAGGAGCATCCGACGACGCCTGTCAGCCCGTACGGCGTCTCCAAACTCGCCGGTGAGCAGTACGCGCGCGTCTACAGCGAGGTGTACGGACTCCCCACGGTGTCGCTGCGGTACTTCACCGTCTACGGGCCGCGGATGCGTCCGAACATGGCGATCAGCAACTTCGTCTCGCGGTGTCTCAACGGCGAGCCGCCAGTGATCTACGGCGACGGCGCCCAGACGCGTGACTTCACCTACATCGACGACGTCGTCGACGTGAACGAGCAGCTCCTTCACGATGACGCTGCGGACGGCGAGATTATGAACGTCGGCAGCACCGACAACATCGACATCCAGACGCTCGCCGAGGTCGTTCGCGACGAACTCGCACCCGAGCTCGAGCTCGAGTATACCGAGGCCCGGGAGGCCGACGCCGAACACACCCATGCGGACATCTCGAAAGCCAACGCCCTGCTTGGCTACGAACCCACGCGGGACATCCGCGAGGGCGTCCGCGAGTTCATCGACTGGTACGAGGCCAACCGCGAGTGGTACGAGCCGCTGGTGCGCCAGTCTTAA